Proteins found in one Gammaproteobacteria bacterium genomic segment:
- a CDS encoding YcgL domain-containing protein, whose protein sequence is MQCSIYRSEKKMDTYLYIIEENNLNQLPEGLDKLLGRLEFVMELDLEKIKRLENADLDEVKQRLTEAGFYLQLPRDLHISV, encoded by the coding sequence ATGCAGTGCTCAATTTATCGCAGTGAAAAAAAAATGGACACCTATCTTTACATTATAGAAGAAAATAATTTAAACCAATTGCCAGAAGGACTAGATAAGCTTCTGGGGCGTTTAGAATTTGTTATGGAGCTTGATTTGGAAAAGATTAAACGATTAGAGAACGCTGATTTAGATGAAGTTAAGCAACGTCTTACTGAAGCTGGTTTTTATTTGCAATTACCTCGAGATTTACATATATCTGTTTGA